The DNA sequence TTGGCCCTAGATGTCTGCCCATTTGCTTTCTCTTGCTTTTTGCATGGTTTTTCTGTTCTTACCACCTTTCTGCCGCCTTGGAATATTCCCTTCTTATATTAACATCATCCATGCAGGCTCTCTCCAGATCCCAACTCCGCTTTCCATGCAAGTATCCTCTTTGTTTGAAACTTTCGAACATTCTCGATCAGCTCTTCCAAAAATCTCTTAACACTCTAATGTCCAACTTTGTCGTATAATATCATATCGTTTACGCTTAGTAAATCCAGGCCATTGTAAGGTAGATCTTCcgtctttttcaattttcaaatataGTCAATTCATCTTTTGACTTATTATTGTTCTTACTATTATATCGAAAatatgggtcaattcataaaaatagaaagtgacttaGTTGGGATGGCCAAAactacatatttgcccaaaagtgactaagatggggtctataattgacCACAGAATATACTATTTATCAATTactcctcgagcccgaatgggctctgagtcaatagcccatgaggccgaaggccgaatgggctattgaatcagaggccatgagggcgcgaggaataattgttttagtaaaatccaactagttggtcaaaaagatcgagacaaaacaactttagctaacAAAACACGATTCAGCCgctattgttttggttttcaaagccggcgcttttcgctactagtgggctgtaacatatagcctagtagtagcaaTTTTAACTTTCACTTGCTCATAAGCGCTCTAAAGTCTGCGATTAGGAATAAGACGTCTCAAAACCAGCCTCAATGAAGCATTCTCACCACGTTTAAATTAATGCTGTTGGTATAATACGGTATTTTCTGCAAAATCAGTTTGCTTCACTGTCAATCGTACAAAGTTGACCCAAATGAAAACCCTAGTCTCACCTGAACCTGATTAGATAGTCTTTTCTCTCACTTTCTTTCTGGTAATTTTAACATCTTCATTTGGTAGCTCAGGTTAATCTTGTCTAATTTAATGTTTGTTGTGACAGAGGCTGAAGAATTATTTTCTCCGGCATTTACTTGCATTAATTTAACTCAGACCACAACTCTTTCCGATGGGTCCGTATTGACGTTTGAACAGCAAAGGTTCTTGGTACATATATCTCTGGTAACAAAGGTTTCGACGTGATAACCGCTTAACCGACCAAAATCACGAATAACGTCTTTTTCCCCGTGGTCACTGTCTTCCTCCAAACACGTGAGATACAGCGGTGTCATGTCGTCTCCGTCCATGCTCTGATTGTCGTCCCTGCTTGCTGCTGACAAAAGATTTGAGTTCATATCGCTCCGGGAATGACCGGGTCTGATCAACAAGGTTGTGCCGCTTTTGCTCTTAGCGGTTGTTACAGGTGTTCGAGGAAAGTTGACAATCGGGTGACTGGTTGCCTTTGTGGCAGAACCCATTGGGCGAACGCGAGCGGGACGCGTCGTGTTCTTCACTTTTGGTTTCACTGGGCTTTTGATCTTTGGCTGACCAAGCTTCGTGGCCTTCACTGCGTTTGCAATTGATGCTTTTGTTGTGCTGCCATTTGGGAAAGCGCGATCTTTCATGACAGAGTAATTTTTTGTTGATTCCAACTCGAGTAGCGCGGTAGGTCGCTTGTCATCTCCTTCTTTTCTTGTCAGTCTTTTGACACTGCTGCTTTCCATCAGTGAGTTGATATCGTAAACTTGACCTACGATTACCAGGGAATCCTTGAGATAATCCTTTAGTGTTGGTTTCCACTTGAGAAGTTCTTCGATGTCCCATATCGCTCTTGCCTGAGAGACCATTTGTTCCCTTACTGTGCCAAACGATGGTTCGGAATGGAACGCTTGGTTCCCAATAAAATGCCAACCTTTACCCGTTAGAAACTCGTCGACCATCTTTCTTTTATGACCAGAGCTGTGATCATTTCCTGAGAATTTTCCGGCCTCTGCTGTAACGTATTTGAACAACACGGCGGCCATGGTCAGAAATGACTGAAGTAGATTATAGAGGAAATTACCGTGAAATAATTTGCGCCATTCTTTCCCCTATCTCTGTAATGTTTGATATTACAATTTCGtaatttgtttgaaattaaCGGTCGCGAGCTGGTCAGTTTACAGTTTCACGCCTCTTTGCATCGACACACACAATTCATGAACTCTACTTTAAAACTGGGTGTGGAGAACGCCATTTGATTCAACTGGGTAAAACGAGATACCATGTAAGTCTACGGCACAGACTTGTTCTTCTTAATTTTGACAGGCCCATGGCTTTTTTTATTGACAGACCAATAGCTGAAATCGATGTCACTTTCTTTGAGTTAGCAACCCGCTGTGTTGATTTATTAAATGGAATGGTTCAAGTTCACTGAAGCGCAAAGCTTGATCGTAACCAATTTCTGACATGTTTAATTGGTTCATTTCGAGTATCTCCGcccaatttattatttttacgaCTTTAAAATGTATAGGTATTAAAGAAGACAATAATTAAGCAAAAATCAATTTAGAATGAGACTAGGGCACACTAGGAAGTTGAAAAAGCGTTCATCTCAGACTGAAATGACATCACAAAACAATCCAGCTGGAACTGTTACGAAATGTGAAAAAATTGTCTCTCACATCGAGGGTTCAACGAACTTGAATTTTGACCAACCGTAAAATGGAAAATTTATATTGTTGGTTTATCTGAACATTACTGTACTTATCAGATTCAATTTCAATTTAGTGTATACAGGTAGGGTATTGTTGATTCAGGGCACAAAGACCCAATTAAAAGACCTGTCGTTTAAAGCTGATCACATATCATTAAATTGTTTACTGAGGCTCCTGCTGGtgattattaattttgtaaaccGGCTCATTTTCCGAGTGAGTTAAAAAATCAATATAGACCTTTCCTGTATTCGCGATTAAGGAACGTTTGTCGTTCAGTCATGAGGATCCGGGGTATGTGGGTAAAGTCGAAAATGCAGTGGAATTACTGGGTGCTCAATCCGGCTCGACGGCCTCATACTTCAACCATAACGGTGATGATCAGTCTATCTCCGTGAGATCGCTTTTAAAGAGAGCTAACGCTCAAAACGTCAGCTTCTCAATCTCAATCTCTTTACAGTAGCCAATGTGATACTGTATGAACTCAGTTGATAAAATCAAGTCCTTGTGTGTGTCCGTACCGTCCGTAGAGACTCTGAAGAAGGGGGATGAGGAGAGTCTAGCCAAGGTGTCATGATGAACCTGGAATAAGCCTTGCCACAAATGTAAATATCATGAAACTGGTATAAAAATACCTATTTTGCGCAGATAAATTAAACAGTAACCGACAAGAGAAGACTTGATCAACAGGTACAAATCGACGTCTGCTGTTTGCGGTCGGAACGTGATTCTTAATCTGCGTCGTCAGGGAAGCGCTGACCGGGAGACTGATAGACTTAAACCGCTCTTTGACCAAtacttttagcatttttgtAGTAAGCGTGGAAGATAATGTTTGCTGACGAGTGTACGGATCACATAAACTTAGAATGTGGATAACAAAATGTTAAGGCTTGATAGTGCGGTGTGCCGATTTTAATGGTGACGAGgaaattgatgatgatgatgatgatgacgacgacgacgacgatgatgatgatgatgatgatgatgatgatgaaagagTAATCGTTTATTGAAAAAGTGCCGAAAAATcggcaacaaaacaaacaacaaagttTACAAAATCTCAATAAGgtagcaaaacaaaatgcagCAAAACATTATTAGTGATTACTCCttcttgaattaattttttaccATTTCCATTCTCTTTCTTGTAGATAAAAACCGTGGTTAAGATCCTTGGATCCTTGGCATCCTCCgtattttgataaaaaaaaagccataACCTAGCCTTGTAAGAAGGCTCTGAAGTCGTAATATAGAAGACGGCAGTTGGCTAATTTTAGTTTTATATAATATGAGCTTTGATCCTCCTCTTCTCTGCCAGTTAGTGTCGTTGTCATTGCTTTTGTCATTGGCATGGAAACTGAGCAAACATTGATTGGGACACTAAGATCAAGAGAAAAATAGGCTACAAGTAGAAAAATTAGAATTGCTAACCTTCCGGTCCTTTGTACTGAGTCTGTACTCGGTCTTCTAgttcaaaaaatttcttttttaacggCTTTGACTATGAAAGTATATATCAGGTACATTCAAACTTCATTATCGCTCTACTTTCTCTCCGATTCTTTAATAACGTGAACTTGTCTAGATTCTCAAGATACTAAAGACTGAAGTCAAAGGTCTTCTCCTTGCACTAGGATTCAAGTTCACAAAGCTAACATATCCCGAGCGGCCTCTACTAACCGAGTGAGCATGATGCCGAGACCGTTTTCAGGTCTTGGGCAGCTATTTTTCAGTCACCCTTTCGCTGGGTACGATTTGTAGTTGTGGCAGACATTTCCTGTATACGTCACTTCCACGTATTTTCCCCTCTCTTCCTCGATGACCATCTTAAATTTCATGTCGCATTCGCGACGCTTGCAGTTCCCAGATCCTCTGAAGAACGGCGCTGAGATCATCTTTCGAGAGTTTTCCTTTCGAACGTGATTATTCTTTAAGCGCAAGTTGCACCAGGGATTGCTTTCGTGCAAACCACGTTTAAAAATCGTAGTCCAGGCACCACCTAACAAACGACCTCCACCTGGGAAATGGGTGATCTCCATTATGTCCCAGTCTTCTTCTGACAGCTTAAATTTCGTCTTTAAACCATCGATATCAACTCGAAGGAAACGCTGTCCCCCTTCAGAGTCTTTCCAGACTTCATCCTATCGCGAGGAAAAATATAACTTAGGCTTTGTCCACACGTGACGTAAAACGTTAACGGTTGCAAACGGACCCAGCGTAAACCGGCCGCCACACTTTTTTTACCCAGTCTATGTTCACACGATTACATTTAAGTTAGCATGCGCGCAAGCTCTCTCGGGGGCTCTGGATGACCGCAAATGGGTCTGTTTAAAAACATTCTAACTTCGGATTTACAGGGAGGGAAGGCAACCTCAAAATGCTCATGACGGATCAGTAGAAACTGAACAATTTTGCGCGAGAACCAAAACTCCTCAGTATCTGGTCATTTGTATTTTCAGACACTGTTTAGCGAAATTTgttgagtcatttcataagacATAAATGACCTACTGTTACCATGACGACATGCtgcaaaaatttgaatttcatTAAAGGTGAAATTGATGGCCAGGGCACACGACACACAGGTCTAAAGCAGCGCCACATCCCACAATACATATATCGTCTTGTAGAGCTCGTTACAGGCAAAATATAATAAAACGGTCAAAAGCCAAGAGGTTTTCCGCGACCTCTCCCCTGGTACCACGGCGTGGGAATGGATTTCAATGGCGTTACGGCTGTGACCACCTTCATCATCGACAATATTCGGTTACAATATTACCATTTTATCCTTCGCAGACGGAAGCTATTAACTCACACGTTTGTGCGTGTTTTGTGTGGACATATTCTCAGGAACTGAAATGCAAAACGATTTAACAATGCCTGAAGTCGGGGTCGTACAAGGTAGCGAAGAAATGGCATGCTAAACAAGAGTCGGTCCCAtggagttaaattttttttctgctgctAAATgtgacaacctcgttcccagggtctcctCGTTTTCAAGTATTGCGTGGAAGGAGAGAGACCCGGTTGTCAATATGACTGCCTTCTTTTGTTGCAGCATCACCAAAGACTATTCCATACTTGCTAGCAACATTGGGGTGAAACAGTGGGAAACTTATtagaatacaaaacaaaaaagtcagttcGAGTATATGTATATAACGGTCAGACGGGTCAAAGCAGACAATATGAATAATTGTTGCTCCTGCGATACAACTTACCacttttttgttgtctttcGACTGCTCGCGATTGGGGATGGTATCCGTATTTTCATTGCTTTCTGTTTCCTCCTCCTAAAAGAGgcatatgaaaaatttatttgcaaAATACACGATAAGTAAactggtgagagcactcgccttccaccaatgtggcctgggaTCGATTCCCGGACTCGacgtcatatgtgggttgagtttgttgttggttctcttctctgctccgagaggtttttttccaggtactccggttttcccttctccgcaaaaaccaacatttctaaattccaattcgatccggaatgctcgagcgtttaatacatgagcccctggctcgggagattgggcaaccactcctcacgctatcgagcttaaataaaattgatttgaaattgatttttgaataaaatagTTTCCTGTTTTCACTCACAGTTTATGTacgtatcatcatcatcatcatcatcaacgtcATCAACGTCATCATCCGACATCTCAAGGGTTTCCGCTTATGGGGGGATTTGACACATTCATCTCTATTTGCTACTATGATAATTATAACAAGTTCTAGAAAAAGAGTGCTAGATAGCCTTCATAGTATATCAAAGAAACTTCTGGAAATCGTGAGCCACCGTAAGTGTCGGTACCTTACTTGAAGTGAATATCCGGGGCTAAACAgcgcaaaacaaacaaacaatatttaGAGCGGGTGACACTTAAATTTGCAGTTCTAAAAACTGGTTAACCTGTGGCCCTCTAAGTGTCCCCGTCCATTTGGAGACAATAACAGATCACATGTGAATTAGGGAAtgtggtttttgaggagagggaaaagcCAGTGCACCCGGagaaaacctcttggagcagaGAAGAGAGCAACGTGTTAGCTCCTTAAACAGGGCCAAAGCTAATATAACGCAAGACAAGGCACTCGCCTGGTCTCGTTTTCAACTCAGGTTAAAGTAAAAAACgggaaatgaaatttggaaaaaatttccttgaaaaggaaaatgaagtaAATATACAACAACCCATCGCAAACGCAGGACCTTGATCAGATAATAAGATCGATCGATGAATGTCCCCTATTCCTGCAGATAAAtcaatgttatttacaaaaatgaaaattacatggctgcttggagatacgaaattttcgttcgagaattgaaaaaatatttcacgagtcaGCGCagtgaacgagtgaaatatttttaaacaccACTCGAGAAGATAAATTTAGTATCTcgaagcggccatgtaatgttctatttattacataaacaccaatgaaataccaaaccatttcaatatatatatatattttttttcaactgcaAAAGGCGCAATTTATCATGTGGCtatagcaacggtgatcttttcaTATAACAAGtcatgttattttcacgtgtgaagatatcatgttttcgctcGAAAGCTCACCGAGTAGTTCATTGGTggttatttaagcaatagaaaacgttttccgtgtctgcatagcctgatataaacaccagaggggttgggagaatttgagacagttatgcaaacccgagacgaagttgagggtttgcataactgtcgagaattctccgaacgcctcgagtgtttatatcaggctatgcaaacacaggaaaaaagttttctgttgcttttataaaataaatttctcgagaaaaaacgcaaaactctttgtatggcactgattaaaagagaaattcttactagcagcaaagtcttgtccacgaagtcttgcacgcgtaatcggttcttgttttgcaaaaagatgctttccaaaatacggacttttctcgcttaaaatgtcagcttaagcgaaaaaaattgacacactttctttgtaacgattttccaagtttcagtagacgaaggaatgggtaaataaagtaaacttgtcgagttttcaacttgaaaactttttcaaattcgtgcttgcgtgattagcgcgcgaaaagcaaaacatcttgacgccacaactaTGTTTACATACtttcatgcaaacactcctctcagccaatcagagcgcgcgtactatcttagttattttataaataataagTAAATATGAGCTTCTCCTATCTTTCGATAATGAACAACACGACATTGGATACTTACGTGGCCTGGAACCAGACTCCGCATGTGGGGCGGGGTtggcgggggagggggagaacgCAAAAAACGGGGTCAAATAGCCGAGCGGTAGCCTGGGAGGGGAGAGAGCGGCAGAGCCTGGAGACATGCCTTTGATGCCACCGTTCCATGATACCAGATTCTGGTATCATGCTTGCGGTGCTGTTGACAGTATCGCGCTCATTTTAATATCACACTCCTACAACTtgggaaaaaattttttaaaacacgGATTTCGAGCAAACAATACAAACTTCTTTCCAGGACTTTTCGCTTATCCCTCGGCTCCAAGAAGAGCAAAAAATATTCCTGTgatttgttgcaaaaaaaaaaaaaagaatcattcAAAATATAGAGCTTTTCTTATACTCTCCTGTGATAAACTACGGTCACATTTACAAAGCGACTGACTTATAAACCTACTTCAAAAGGTACAGTATTATAATCACGCTCAAAAGCATGATAAAACCCAAAAATCAGTGGCTATATGCAAAGAACGCCTTTTT is a window from the Porites lutea chromosome 10, jaPorLute2.1, whole genome shotgun sequence genome containing:
- the LOC140951093 gene encoding uncharacterized protein translates to MSFQNPPLAPQKDTLSVSSETIPLYHLGAIKQEVALEESCCHEDGSQLISLSGLLETAFNNQAESLTTNTAFTSVFNGSSSSVIYGCPDNCPCVCHVQAPSIPFNHERPSVIMAPVAGRRRASSATSTHAPLQIGGNLDSSVDIAPNQDVDISEEETESNENTDTIPNREQSKDNKKVDEVWKDSEGGQRFLRVDIDGLKTKFKLSEEDWDIMEITHFPGGGRLLGGAWTTIFKRGLHESNPWCNLRLKNNHVRKENSRKMISAPFFRGSGNCKRRECDMKFKMVIEEERGKYVEVTYTGNVCHNYKSYPAKG